The following proteins are co-located in the Microbacterium sp. SORGH_AS_0888 genome:
- the fbaA gene encoding class II fructose-bisphosphate aldolase has translation MPVATPEQYAEMLDRAKAGGFAYPAINVSSSQSINAVLQGLTEAGSDGILQVTTGGADYFAGHTVKARATGALAMAKFATEVAKNYPITIALHTDHCPKPALEDFVLPLIAASEEVVAEGGNPIFQSHMWDGSAVPLAENIEIAKELLPRIKAINAILEVEIGVVGGEEDGVKHEGTNDALYTTTGDVAQVVEALGLGEAGRWIAALTFGNVHGVYKPGNVKLKPELLGEIQEGIAAAFGTGPKPLDLVFHGGSGSTDEEIALAVANGVVKMNIDTDTQYAFTRSVAGFMFTNYDGVLKVDGEVGNKKAYDPRAWGKVAESAMAARVVEATRQLGSYGKSQS, from the coding sequence ATGCCCGTCGCCACCCCCGAGCAGTACGCCGAGATGCTGGACCGCGCGAAGGCCGGCGGCTTCGCCTACCCCGCGATCAACGTGTCGAGCTCGCAGTCCATCAACGCCGTGCTCCAGGGCCTGACCGAGGCCGGGTCCGACGGCATCCTGCAGGTCACGACGGGCGGCGCCGACTACTTCGCCGGCCACACCGTCAAGGCACGGGCCACGGGTGCGCTCGCGATGGCCAAGTTCGCCACCGAGGTGGCCAAGAACTACCCGATCACGATCGCGCTGCACACCGACCACTGCCCGAAGCCCGCGCTCGAGGACTTCGTGCTGCCGCTCATCGCGGCGTCCGAGGAGGTCGTCGCCGAGGGCGGTAACCCGATCTTCCAGTCGCACATGTGGGACGGCTCCGCCGTGCCGCTGGCGGAGAACATCGAGATCGCCAAGGAGCTGCTGCCCCGCATCAAGGCGATCAACGCCATCCTCGAGGTCGAGATCGGCGTCGTCGGCGGCGAGGAGGACGGCGTCAAGCACGAGGGCACCAACGACGCCCTCTACACGACCACCGGCGACGTCGCCCAGGTCGTCGAGGCTCTCGGCCTCGGCGAGGCGGGCCGCTGGATCGCCGCCCTCACCTTCGGCAACGTCCACGGCGTGTACAAGCCGGGCAACGTCAAGCTCAAGCCCGAGCTCCTGGGCGAGATCCAGGAGGGCATCGCCGCCGCCTTCGGCACCGGCCCCAAGCCGCTCGACCTCGTGTTCCACGGCGGCAGCGGCTCGACCGACGAGGAGATCGCGCTGGCCGTCGCGAACGGCGTCGTCAAGATGAACATCGACACCGACACCCAGTACGCGTTCACGCGGTCCGTCGCCGGTTTCATGTTCACGAACTACGACGGCGTGCTGAAGGTCGACGGCGAGGTCGGGAACAAGAAGGCCTACGACCCTCGCGCGTGGGGCAAGGTCGCCGAGTCCGCCATGGCGGCCCGAGTCGTGGAGGCGACCCGCCAGCTGGGCTCCTACGGCAAGAGCCAGAGCTGA
- a CDS encoding UDP-N-acetylmuramyl pentapeptide phosphotransferase, with translation MAEPTNDPGPRTGAHAVIADALASQAAVQAPIDPARRPDVLFRKRRPEGQQVSAWWMVGAFLAVSAVVIVLFSFVPGGA, from the coding sequence GTGGCTGAGCCGACGAACGATCCCGGTCCCCGTACCGGGGCGCATGCCGTCATCGCGGATGCCCTGGCGTCGCAGGCGGCGGTCCAGGCACCGATCGATCCGGCCCGTCGCCCCGACGTGCTGTTCCGCAAGCGGCGCCCCGAGGGTCAGCAGGTCAGCGCATGGTGGATGGTGGGCGCGTTCCTCGCCGTCTCGGCGGTGGTCATCGTGCTCTTCAGCTTCGTTCCGGGTGGGGCGTGA
- the glpX gene encoding class II fructose-bisphosphatase, producing the protein MVSLTADMSPLHPDRNLALELVRATEAAAIRSVPFIGRGQKELADGAAVDAMRAFLSTVNFDGVIVIGEGEKDNAPMLYNGEHVGTGRGPQCDIAVDPIDGTTLTAEGRNNALSVLAVSDRGTMLDASSVFYMDKIVTGPAGVGVVDIRLPVAENIHRLAAALGKPVDELVVSVLNRPRHQKLIQEIRDAGAGTRLMSDGDVAGGINAARYNARTDMCIGIGGSPEGIVTACAIKALGGHIQGRLWPRTDDEKQRGIDAGLKLDDHVYEADEMVKGNNTIFVATGVTNGELVAGVRRSGGDHIVTESVVLRGASGTLRRINSEHLASKWL; encoded by the coding sequence ATGGTGAGCCTGACCGCGGACATGAGCCCGCTGCATCCCGACCGCAACCTCGCGCTCGAGCTCGTGCGCGCCACCGAGGCGGCCGCGATCCGCTCGGTGCCGTTCATCGGACGGGGGCAGAAGGAGCTCGCGGACGGCGCAGCCGTCGACGCGATGCGTGCGTTCCTCTCCACCGTCAACTTCGACGGTGTGATCGTCATCGGCGAGGGCGAGAAGGACAACGCGCCGATGCTCTACAACGGTGAGCACGTCGGGACCGGCCGCGGTCCGCAGTGCGACATCGCGGTCGACCCCATCGACGGCACGACGCTGACGGCGGAGGGGCGCAACAACGCGCTCTCCGTGCTCGCCGTCTCGGACCGCGGCACGATGCTCGACGCGTCGTCCGTGTTCTACATGGACAAGATCGTGACCGGACCGGCGGGAGTCGGGGTCGTCGACATCCGCCTTCCCGTCGCCGAGAACATCCACCGGCTCGCCGCTGCGCTCGGCAAGCCGGTCGACGAGCTCGTCGTGTCGGTGCTGAACCGGCCCCGCCACCAGAAGCTCATCCAGGAGATCCGCGATGCGGGCGCCGGGACCCGGCTGATGAGCGACGGCGACGTCGCGGGCGGCATCAACGCCGCCCGGTACAACGCCCGTACGGACATGTGCATCGGCATCGGCGGCAGCCCGGAGGGCATCGTCACGGCGTGCGCCATCAAGGCGCTCGGCGGTCACATCCAGGGTCGGCTGTGGCCGCGCACCGACGACGAGAAGCAGCGCGGCATCGATGCCGGCCTGAAGCTCGATGACCACGTGTACGAGGCGGACGAGATGGTGAAGGGGAACAACACGATCTTCGTCGCCACCGGCGTGACCAACGGTGAGCTGGTCGCAGGTGTCCGCCGCTCCGGCGGCGACCACATCGTCACCGAGAGCGTGGTCCTGCGCGGCGCATCGGGCACGCTGCGCCGCATCAACTCGGAGCACCTCGCCTCGAAGTGGCTGTGA
- a CDS encoding DNA recombination protein RmuC, protein MELSVLAVVAGIALGALCGWFAAAARGARHRAADAARLAAAEAEARTARQLLEQARSDQRAQQERDAREQAVLRALSPVRETLLGMQRKVDDLERDRHTQFGVLAEQLRRAQESDESLRRTTESLAGALRSSRTRGVWGEAQLRRVVEAAGLTRHVDFDLQSATASDAGAGRPDLVVRLPGGKAIAVDAKVPLDAYLDAAEIADSATGGEAARRDDLLARHVKALRAHIDALAKRAYWAGLSTSPEFVICFLPGESILSAALDADPGLLDYAFSRRVALASPVNLWAVLKTVAYTWTQDAVSEQARELFDLGNQLYDRLGSMAGHVDDLRRGIERTVDSYNRFVGSLETRVLVSARRFPGIDETRLDALATPVTVVQQPRPLSSPEFTAAMDAATRRSSSGPADEDERHTDHDEVVTPHPERS, encoded by the coding sequence ATGGAGCTCTCGGTACTCGCCGTCGTCGCCGGCATCGCACTCGGGGCGCTGTGCGGCTGGTTCGCCGCCGCCGCTCGCGGCGCCCGCCACCGAGCGGCGGACGCCGCGCGTCTGGCCGCCGCGGAGGCCGAAGCGCGCACGGCGCGGCAGCTCCTGGAGCAGGCGCGCAGCGACCAGCGGGCGCAGCAGGAACGAGACGCACGCGAGCAGGCCGTGCTGCGGGCGCTGTCGCCCGTGCGCGAGACGCTGCTCGGCATGCAGCGAAAGGTCGACGACCTCGAACGCGACCGCCACACCCAGTTCGGTGTGCTCGCCGAGCAGCTGCGCCGCGCTCAGGAGTCCGACGAGTCGCTGCGACGCACGACCGAGTCGCTCGCCGGCGCTCTGCGCTCCTCGCGCACCCGCGGCGTCTGGGGCGAGGCGCAGCTGCGCCGCGTCGTCGAGGCCGCAGGTCTCACCCGACACGTCGACTTCGACCTGCAGTCCGCGACCGCTTCCGACGCGGGCGCCGGCCGTCCCGACCTGGTCGTGCGGCTGCCCGGCGGCAAGGCCATCGCCGTCGACGCGAAGGTGCCGCTCGACGCCTACCTCGACGCGGCCGAGATCGCCGACTCGGCGACGGGTGGCGAGGCCGCGCGCCGAGACGATCTCCTCGCCCGGCACGTGAAGGCGCTCCGCGCGCACATCGACGCGCTCGCCAAGCGCGCGTACTGGGCGGGGCTGTCGACGAGCCCGGAGTTCGTGATCTGCTTCCTCCCCGGCGAGTCGATCCTCTCCGCGGCACTCGACGCCGATCCGGGGCTCCTCGACTACGCCTTCTCCCGTCGGGTCGCGCTGGCCTCGCCCGTCAACCTCTGGGCGGTCCTGAAGACGGTCGCGTACACGTGGACGCAGGACGCCGTCTCCGAGCAGGCGCGCGAGCTGTTCGATCTGGGCAACCAGCTCTACGACCGGCTCGGCAGCATGGCCGGGCACGTCGACGATCTGCGCCGAGGGATCGAACGCACGGTCGACAGCTACAACCGCTTCGTCGGCTCGCTCGAGACGCGCGTGCTCGTGAGCGCGCGGCGGTTCCCCGGGATCGACGAGACGCGGCTGGACGCGCTCGCGACGCCCGTCACGGTCGTGCAGCAGCCGCGGCCGCTCAGCTCACCCGAGTTCACAGCGGCGATGGACGCGGCGACCCGCCGCTCGTCCTCGGGACCGGCCGACGAGGACGAGCGTCACACCGACCACGACGAGGTGGTCACGCCCCACCCGGAACGAAGCTGA
- a CDS encoding DUF6264 family protein: MTDDAPEVDPDGRPRPQFGEYATPEEQRARIRQPETTAALSNGQAPDERTTPRGPAVGAAPSVRGRGRLVDRVVTGVLLGYGLFIVLTSIPTFIDYGGFASTFLSALGVSATLADPGAGRGWGLAASLVLGVGWLVAVLLSFANLRAGRITFWIPLVAGIVCNLVSSALVIIPLVSDHAVWSAIESTLMGSAGR, translated from the coding sequence ACGACGCCCCCGAGGTCGACCCCGACGGCCGTCCTCGACCGCAGTTCGGCGAGTACGCGACGCCCGAGGAGCAGCGCGCTCGCATCCGTCAGCCGGAGACGACGGCAGCGCTCTCGAACGGACAGGCTCCGGACGAGCGCACCACGCCCAGAGGGCCCGCCGTGGGCGCCGCGCCGTCCGTGCGCGGACGCGGCCGGCTCGTCGACCGTGTCGTGACCGGTGTTCTGCTCGGATACGGCCTGTTCATCGTTCTCACGTCGATCCCGACCTTCATCGACTACGGCGGGTTCGCCTCGACGTTCCTGTCGGCGCTCGGGGTCAGCGCGACCCTGGCCGACCCCGGGGCGGGGCGCGGCTGGGGGCTCGCGGCGTCGCTCGTGCTCGGCGTGGGGTGGCTCGTGGCCGTCCTGCTGAGCTTCGCGAACCTGCGGGCGGGCCGGATCACGTTCTGGATCCCTCTCGTGGCGGGGATCGTCTGCAACCTCGTGTCCTCGGCGCTCGTGATCATCCCGCTCGTGAGCGACCACGCCGTCTGGTCGGCGATCGAGAGCACGCTGATGGGTTCCGCCGGACGCTGA
- a CDS encoding exonuclease domain-containing protein: MALDFTAIDFETANSSSASACAVGLARVRNGRIVARAGWLIRPPEGHDRFFDLNVGIHGIRADDVAGAKSWSEQLDDLVAFAGADVLVAHNAGFDMAVMRRACEATGDTCPPYRYACSVQVSRRVYDLPSHRLPVVAEAAGFGPFPHHDATADAAACAHIMIDAARRVGATDIAELAALCGVTIGEIPRTSAARAAA; encoded by the coding sequence GTGGCCCTGGACTTCACCGCGATCGACTTCGAGACGGCCAACTCCTCCAGCGCCTCCGCCTGCGCGGTCGGCCTCGCCCGCGTGCGCAACGGCCGCATCGTCGCCCGCGCGGGGTGGCTCATCCGGCCGCCGGAGGGTCACGACCGCTTCTTCGACCTCAACGTCGGGATCCACGGCATCCGGGCCGACGACGTCGCGGGCGCCAAGAGCTGGAGCGAGCAGCTCGACGACCTCGTCGCTTTCGCGGGAGCAGATGTGCTGGTCGCCCACAATGCAGGCTTCGACATGGCCGTGATGCGACGCGCCTGCGAGGCGACGGGCGACACGTGCCCGCCCTACCGCTACGCGTGCAGCGTGCAGGTCTCTCGTCGTGTGTACGACCTGCCGTCGCACCGGCTCCCGGTCGTGGCCGAGGCGGCGGGCTTCGGACCGTTCCCGCACCACGACGCGACCGCGGACGCCGCCGCCTGCGCGCACATCATGATCGACGCCGCGCGACGCGTGGGCGCGACCGACATCGCGGAGCTCGCCGCCCTGTGCGGCGTCACGATCGGCGAGATCCCCCGCACCTCGGCTGCGCGCGCGGCCGCCTGA